A genomic window from Desulfovermiculus halophilus DSM 18834 includes:
- a CDS encoding PDDEXK nuclease domain-containing protein, with translation MAARDEYTFDFLELGDEHSEQELERALLGRIENLLRAMGGTFALMGGQYRPSPEDQPKSDTFLENHRY, from the coding sequence TTGGCGGCGCGTGACGAGTACACTTTTGATTTTCTGGAGCTGGGCGACGAGCACAGCGAGCAGGAGCTGGAACGGGCATTGCTTGGCCGGATCGAAAATTTGCTTCGGGCCATGGGCGGGACGTTTGCCCTTATGGGGGGGCAATACCGACCGTCCCCGGAAGACCAGCCCAAAAGCGACACCTTCCTTGAAAATCACCGATACTGA
- the brnA gene encoding type II toxin-antitoxin system BrnA family antitoxin, whose protein sequence is MKAKDFDKKFEEGQEDIVDDLDLSSARRVNQDQKRINVDFPAWVVESLDREAARYGVTRQSIIKVWLVERLQAESANKPLNGDAAGGAH, encoded by the coding sequence ATGAAAGCTAAAGACTTCGATAAAAAATTTGAGGAAGGTCAGGAAGATATTGTTGATGACCTGGACCTATCGTCTGCTCGTCGCGTTAATCAGGACCAAAAGCGAATCAACGTCGACTTCCCGGCTTGGGTTGTGGAGTCGTTGGACCGTGAGGCTGCGCGCTATGGAGTTACCCGCCAATCGATCATCAAGGTGTGGCTGGTGGAGCGTCTTCAGGCAGAATCTGCTAACAAGCCGCTCAATGGTGACGCCGCAGGCGGCGCACATTAG
- a CDS encoding sulfotransferase family 2 domain-containing protein, whose amino-acid sequence MISHHHKCIFIHIPKNAGQSVEHVFLNLLGLKWETRAPLLLRYNDRPELGPPRLAHLKANEYVRYRYLTQDMFDQYFKFAFVRNPWSRTVSIYKYLGYAKKMDFKSFLLGPYKRKIFEEKRWFVGPQSDFICGEDGRLLVDYVGRFEDLQNGFDSVCEKIGIPSTKLPHVNESKNNNQILSRSPKATVKNLLHAYKKKTIPNYKNWQDYYDRESINCVSRLYEKDIELFEYDFE is encoded by the coding sequence ATGATTTCCCATCATCATAAGTGTATATTTATTCACATTCCAAAAAATGCAGGTCAAAGCGTTGAACATGTCTTTCTTAATTTGCTGGGCCTAAAATGGGAAACACGCGCTCCGCTTCTGCTCCGATATAACGACAGACCAGAACTCGGCCCTCCAAGACTCGCACATTTGAAAGCTAACGAATATGTTCGATATAGATATCTGACTCAAGACATGTTTGATCAATATTTTAAGTTCGCCTTCGTGCGAAACCCTTGGAGCCGAACAGTATCAATATATAAGTATCTTGGGTATGCCAAAAAGATGGATTTTAAGTCATTCTTATTAGGTCCGTATAAACGTAAGATCTTTGAGGAGAAGCGGTGGTTTGTTGGTCCGCAAAGTGATTTTATTTGCGGTGAAGACGGAAGGCTTCTTGTAGATTATGTAGGGAGATTCGAAGATTTACAAAATGGATTTGACTCCGTATGCGAGAAAATAGGCATCCCATCAACTAAGCTCCCACATGTTAATGAATCCAAAAATAATAATCAGATTCTTAGCCGAAGCCCCAAAGCAACGGTAAAAAACTTATTGCATGCTTACAAAAAGAAAACTATTCCCAACTACAAGAATTGGCAGGACTATTATGACAGAGAATCAATTAATTGCGTATCCCGATTATATGAGAAAGATATCGAGCTGTTTGAATACGATTTTGAATAG
- a CDS encoding restriction endonuclease subunit S: MTVSVNEDVVADEQARHWKERKIKFISDVRTSNVDKHIVEGETAVRLCNYTDVYYHEKITPDMPFMQGSATDSEIERFGLKKGQVLLTKDSESWEDIAVPAYVAETMPDVVCGYHLAIIEPDSDEVDGRFLSWLAQSPVLNDQFKLSAKGVTRFGLSQQALKNALIDVPPLEYQQKIADFLDRKTAEIDTLIARAVTDQQAERALRHGVHSGRSAFFRPDRGQCC; the protein is encoded by the coding sequence ATGACCGTCAGTGTGAATGAAGACGTAGTCGCTGACGAGCAGGCACGCCACTGGAAGGAACGTAAGATCAAGTTTATTTCCGATGTGCGTACAAGCAATGTCGACAAGCATATCGTTGAAGGTGAGACTGCCGTTCGTCTCTGCAATTACACGGATGTTTACTACCACGAAAAAATAACGCCCGACATGCCATTCATGCAGGGCTCGGCCACCGATAGCGAAATCGAACGCTTCGGGCTTAAGAAAGGACAGGTACTTCTGACCAAGGACAGCGAAAGCTGGGAAGATATCGCCGTCCCGGCCTATGTCGCAGAGACGATGCCTGATGTGGTTTGTGGCTACCACTTGGCCATTATTGAACCTGATTCGGACGAGGTAGACGGGCGCTTTCTTTCATGGCTGGCCCAGTCCCCGGTATTGAATGACCAATTCAAATTATCTGCAAAAGGGGTAACCCGGTTCGGGTTGTCTCAGCAGGCCTTGAAGAATGCTCTAATAGATGTTCCCCCGCTCGAATATCAGCAGAAGATCGCCGACTTCCTCGACCGCAAGACCGCCGAGATCGACACCCTGATCGCCCGCGCCGTCACCGATCAGCAGGCTGAACGAGCGCTTCGGCACGGAGTTCACAGCGGCAGATCAGCTTTTTTTCGACCAGATCGCGGCCAGTGCTGTTGA
- a CDS encoding cation-transporting P-type ATPase has protein sequence MTTNDPQTIPEVSWHAASIQEVMHKIGSRPEGLTDDESRNRLQEFGPNTLAQARKKGPLLRFLLQFHNVLIYVLLGAALVTALLQEWLDTAVIFGVTVVNALIGFIQEGKAEKSLESIQGMLAPRALVQRDGHKRTIPAEELVPGDIVFLKAGDKVPADIRMSEVFDLQIEEAALTGESVPVTKTAHPIDEEAGLGDRTSMAFSGTLVAYGQGTGVVVATGSRTEIGRISSMLSEVETLTTPLLRQVARFGHWLTGAIVALAGVTFAFGVMIRGFAPGEMFLAAVGLAVAAIPEGLPAIMTITLAIGVQRMARRNAIIRRLPAVETLGSVSVICSDKTGTLSKNEMTVQTVRTADDQFHVTGVGYEPRGGFQHSGQDIDPLHEDFGLLPVLRGAMLCNEAIIHHRGEEWKPEGSPTESALVVAGLKAGLDQKHENDLQPRRDTIPFSSENKFMSTLHHDHEGRAFIYLKGAPERIWERCAGQRSRGGDHPLDLDFWEEQAQEIASQGQRLLGLAVKEVDADRQDLEFSDLEDGFTFLALFGIIDPPREEAIQAAAKLIGQCVSVSECYSAGIVVKMITGDHALTAKAIAREIGIGNWEEVLTGQELEKMSQEELEQRVVNIDVFARTSPEHKLRLVKAIQARQHIVAMTGDGVNDAPALKRADVGIAMGSSGTEAAKEASDMVLADDNFASIASAVEEGRTVYDNLKKAILFILPTNGGQALVVMASIFLGLGMVDAAGHFILPITPPQILWINMVTAVTLALALAFEPSEANVMRRPPRASDEPILSGFLIWRVCFVSCILVAGALGHYLWVLDHGADKSMAGTVAINTLAVGQMFYLFNSRFIASPVWNITHLVESKAVVWSLSAMVVLQLVFTYAPPMQYLFQTTGLDPASWGRIVCFGLILFVLVELEKTVWRRIRG, from the coding sequence ATGACCACGAATGATCCGCAAACGATCCCCGAAGTTTCCTGGCACGCCGCTTCGATCCAGGAAGTCATGCACAAGATCGGCAGCCGACCGGAAGGCCTGACCGACGACGAGTCCCGCAATCGCCTGCAGGAGTTCGGTCCGAACACCCTGGCCCAGGCCAGGAAAAAAGGTCCCCTGCTCAGATTCCTCCTCCAGTTCCACAATGTGCTTATCTACGTCCTGCTTGGAGCGGCCCTGGTCACCGCCCTGCTTCAGGAATGGCTGGACACTGCGGTCATCTTCGGGGTCACCGTGGTCAATGCCTTGATCGGCTTTATCCAGGAAGGCAAGGCGGAGAAGTCACTGGAGAGCATCCAGGGCATGCTGGCTCCCAGGGCCCTGGTCCAGAGGGACGGGCACAAGCGGACCATTCCCGCTGAAGAGCTCGTGCCCGGAGATATTGTCTTCCTCAAGGCCGGGGACAAGGTCCCGGCCGATATCCGCATGTCCGAGGTCTTCGATCTGCAGATCGAGGAAGCCGCCCTGACGGGGGAGTCGGTCCCGGTCACCAAGACCGCGCATCCCATAGACGAGGAGGCCGGTCTGGGGGACAGGACGAGCATGGCCTTTTCCGGGACCCTGGTCGCATACGGCCAGGGTACCGGGGTGGTTGTGGCCACCGGCTCCAGGACCGAGATCGGGCGGATCAGCTCCATGCTCTCCGAGGTTGAGACCCTGACCACGCCTCTGCTCAGGCAGGTCGCCCGCTTCGGGCACTGGCTGACCGGGGCCATCGTCGCCCTGGCCGGAGTGACCTTTGCCTTTGGGGTCATGATCCGGGGCTTTGCTCCCGGCGAGATGTTCCTGGCCGCTGTGGGTCTGGCCGTAGCCGCCATCCCCGAGGGCCTGCCCGCGATCATGACCATTACTCTGGCCATCGGCGTCCAGCGCATGGCCAGACGCAACGCCATCATCCGCCGTCTTCCGGCAGTGGAGACCCTGGGCTCGGTCTCGGTGATCTGCTCGGACAAGACCGGGACCCTGAGCAAGAACGAGATGACCGTGCAGACCGTACGAACCGCCGATGACCAGTTCCATGTGACCGGGGTGGGGTATGAACCCAGGGGCGGATTTCAACACTCCGGACAGGACATCGATCCGCTGCACGAGGACTTCGGCCTGCTCCCGGTCCTGCGCGGGGCCATGCTCTGCAACGAAGCCATCATCCACCACCGCGGCGAGGAGTGGAAGCCCGAAGGCTCCCCCACGGAAAGCGCCCTGGTCGTGGCCGGGCTCAAGGCCGGTCTGGACCAAAAGCACGAAAACGATCTCCAGCCCCGCCGGGACACCATTCCCTTCAGCTCGGAAAACAAGTTCATGTCCACCCTGCATCACGACCATGAAGGCCGGGCCTTCATCTATCTCAAAGGGGCCCCGGAACGGATCTGGGAGCGCTGCGCCGGACAGCGCAGCCGAGGCGGAGATCACCCCCTGGATCTGGATTTCTGGGAGGAACAGGCCCAGGAGATCGCATCCCAGGGCCAGCGCCTCCTCGGCCTGGCGGTCAAGGAAGTCGATGCGGACCGGCAGGACCTGGAGTTCTCCGATCTTGAAGACGGGTTCACCTTTTTGGCCCTGTTCGGGATCATAGATCCGCCCAGGGAGGAGGCCATCCAGGCTGCGGCCAAGCTCATCGGACAGTGCGTCTCGGTCAGCGAGTGCTATTCCGCCGGGATTGTGGTCAAAATGATCACCGGGGACCACGCCTTGACCGCCAAAGCCATTGCCCGGGAAATCGGGATCGGGAACTGGGAAGAGGTCCTCACCGGCCAGGAGCTGGAGAAAATGTCCCAGGAAGAGCTGGAACAGCGGGTGGTCAACATAGACGTCTTTGCCCGGACCAGTCCGGAACACAAGCTGCGGCTGGTCAAGGCCATTCAGGCCAGGCAGCATATCGTGGCCATGACCGGGGATGGAGTGAACGACGCCCCGGCCCTGAAGCGGGCGGATGTGGGCATAGCCATGGGCAGCAGCGGGACCGAGGCGGCCAAGGAGGCCTCGGACATGGTCCTGGCCGACGACAACTTCGCCTCCATTGCCAGTGCTGTGGAAGAGGGCCGGACGGTCTACGACAACCTGAAGAAGGCCATCCTGTTCATCCTGCCCACCAACGGAGGCCAAGCCCTGGTGGTCATGGCCTCCATCTTCCTCGGACTGGGCATGGTCGATGCGGCCGGGCACTTCATCCTGCCCATCACCCCGCCCCAGATCCTGTGGATCAACATGGTCACAGCTGTCACCCTGGCCCTGGCCCTGGCTTTCGAGCCCTCCGAAGCCAACGTCATGCGCCGCCCGCCCAGGGCGTCTGATGAACCGATCCTGTCCGGATTTCTGATCTGGCGGGTCTGTTTCGTTTCCTGCATCCTGGTCGCCGGAGCTCTGGGACACTACCTCTGGGTCCTGGATCACGGCGCGGACAAAAGCATGGCCGGCACCGTGGCCATCAACACCCTGGCCGTGGGGCAGATGTTCTATCTGTTCAACAGCCGGTTCATCGCCAGTCCGGTCTGGAACATCACCCACCTGGTTGAAAGCAAGGCCGTTGTGTGGTCTCTTTCGGCAATGGTGGTTCTGCAGCTGGTCTTTACCTACGCCCCGCCAATGCAGTATCTGTTCCAGACAACCGGGCTGGATCCGGCATCCTGGGGGCGCATTGTATGCTTTGGGCTCATCCTCTTTGTCCTTGTCGAGCTGGAAAAGACCGTTTGGAGGCGAATCCGCGGATAA
- a CDS encoding BrnT family toxin: MDEFEFDEAKSQANLDKHGIDFLAAQGLWKDPYLLEIRAKSEDEQRFLLIGKIGEKHWSAVVTYRDASIRLISVRRSRKKEVELYES; encoded by the coding sequence ATGGATGAATTTGAATTCGATGAAGCCAAAAGCCAGGCCAATCTGGACAAGCACGGTATCGATTTCCTTGCTGCCCAAGGGCTTTGGAAAGATCCATACCTGCTGGAGATCCGCGCAAAATCAGAGGATGAGCAGAGGTTTTTGCTGATAGGCAAGATTGGTGAAAAGCACTGGTCGGCTGTCGTCACGTACAGGGATGCTAGTATTCGTCTGATTTCAGTCAGACGTTCCCGCAAGAAGGAGGTTGAGCTCTATGAAAGCTAA
- a CDS encoding DUF4197 domain-containing protein, which translates to MNSKRIAPFIFLTALIFFASIPSIQAQSWLEKGKELLQQATSQSQDKDLSSDTVGKGLKEALKVGTANVVDELGQPGGFFNDSELHIPPPASLDKVQSVLKRVGASSMLDDLEHKLNQAAERATPKAKDLFWQAISRMTIQDVSSIYNGPDDAATRYFEREMSAPLAAEMKPTVQETLSQVGAVQSYSQIMDRYNAIPLVPEVKADLTTYTLDKTLEGIFTRLAQEEASIRNDPAKRSTELLQTVFGP; encoded by the coding sequence ATGAACAGCAAGCGCATCGCCCCTTTCATTTTCCTGACAGCTCTTATTTTCTTCGCTTCTATCCCCAGCATCCAGGCCCAGAGCTGGCTGGAAAAAGGAAAGGAGCTCTTGCAGCAGGCCACATCTCAATCCCAAGACAAAGACTTGAGTTCGGATACCGTGGGCAAGGGCCTGAAAGAGGCCCTCAAAGTCGGCACCGCCAATGTGGTGGACGAGCTGGGTCAACCCGGGGGCTTTTTCAACGATTCGGAATTGCACATCCCCCCTCCGGCATCTCTGGATAAAGTCCAGTCCGTGCTGAAGCGGGTTGGCGCCTCTTCCATGCTTGATGATCTTGAACACAAACTGAATCAAGCTGCGGAACGAGCCACTCCCAAGGCCAAGGACCTGTTCTGGCAGGCCATATCCCGAATGACCATCCAGGACGTATCATCCATCTACAACGGTCCAGACGACGCAGCCACCAGATATTTTGAGCGTGAAATGAGCGCCCCCTTGGCAGCGGAAATGAAACCAACGGTGCAGGAAACCCTTTCTCAGGTCGGGGCCGTGCAGAGCTACAGCCAGATCATGGACAGGTACAACGCCATTCCTCTTGTTCCAGAGGTCAAGGCCGACCTGACCACCTACACATTGGATAAGACCCTGGAAGGAATCTTCACCCGCCTGGCCCAGGAAGAGGCGTCCATACGCAACGACCCGGCCAAGCGGAGCACGGAACTTTTACAAACTGTCTTTGGCCCCTAG
- a CDS encoding aldo/keto reductase: MPQIETLPFGQTGHMSSRVIFGSFAVKDATKEQCADVLQLLYDYGVNHIDTAPSYGEAELRVGEWMARHRKDFFLATKLDVNGYQQAREQLQRSLNRLQVDCVDLLQLHNLTDETVREFVMAEDGALDYLQEAKDKGLTRFIGITGHGFQAPQRHLETLERHAFDSVLTPCNYMLMHNDAYAASFDQLREYCRQNNIALQTIKSAARRKYPDRKWTHQTWYQPLSDPEAIGKAVTWVMGIPEVFVVSSGDLTVLPHILSAAASFAGPPEEAQMQELVQEQAMEPLFT; encoded by the coding sequence ATGCCTCAGATAGAGACTCTGCCCTTCGGCCAGACCGGGCACATGAGCTCCCGGGTCATTTTCGGCTCTTTTGCAGTCAAGGACGCAACGAAGGAGCAATGCGCTGACGTCTTGCAGCTCCTCTATGACTATGGGGTCAATCATATCGATACCGCTCCCAGCTATGGGGAGGCCGAGCTGAGGGTGGGGGAATGGATGGCCCGGCACAGGAAGGACTTTTTTCTGGCCACAAAGCTCGATGTCAACGGCTATCAGCAGGCCAGGGAGCAGCTGCAGCGCTCCTTGAACCGCCTGCAGGTCGACTGTGTTGATCTCCTGCAGCTGCACAACCTGACCGACGAAACGGTGCGGGAGTTTGTCATGGCCGAGGACGGGGCCCTGGACTATCTGCAGGAAGCCAAGGATAAAGGCCTGACCCGGTTCATCGGGATTACCGGGCATGGATTCCAGGCCCCGCAGAGGCACCTGGAAACCCTTGAACGGCATGCCTTTGATTCGGTTTTGACCCCCTGCAACTATATGCTCATGCACAATGACGCCTACGCCGCGTCTTTTGATCAGCTCCGGGAATACTGCCGGCAAAACAACATTGCGCTGCAAACAATCAAGTCCGCGGCTCGGCGGAAATACCCGGACCGGAAGTGGACGCACCAGACCTGGTATCAGCCCTTAAGCGATCCTGAGGCGATCGGAAAGGCCGTTACGTGGGTGATGGGCATCCCGGAGGTCTTTGTGGTCTCCTCCGGAGATCTCACTGTTTTGCCCCACATTTTATCCGCGGCCGCTAGTTTTGCTGGCCCCCCGGAGGAGGCACAGATGCAGGAACTGGTGCAGGAGCAGGCCATGGAGCCTTTGTTTACCTGA
- a CDS encoding type II toxin-antitoxin system Phd/YefM family antitoxin — MPTLTATEARSKLYRLIDEAKSSHEPIVITGKRGSAVLVSEDDWRSIQETLYLLNVPGMRESIRKGLATPIEECSENIEW, encoded by the coding sequence ATGCCCACATTAACGGCAACTGAAGCAAGATCGAAACTTTATCGACTAATTGATGAGGCAAAGTCATCCCACGAGCCAATTGTCATAACGGGTAAACGCGGCAGCGCCGTCCTAGTTTCGGAGGATGATTGGCGTTCCATCCAAGAAACTCTGTACCTGCTAAATGTCCCAGGGATGCGCGAATCAATTCGTAAAGGCTTGGCCACTCCGATTGAAGAATGCTCTGAGAATATTGAGTGGTAA
- a CDS encoding Txe/YoeB family addiction module toxin, giving the protein MWRVVFTKQAQKDAKKLAAANLRSKAETLLEILRKNPYQSPPPYEKLIGDLTGAYSRRINIQHRLVYQIIDDEKVVKVIRMWSHYK; this is encoded by the coding sequence ATGTGGCGAGTCGTTTTTACCAAACAGGCTCAAAAAGACGCAAAAAAATTAGCAGCTGCGAATTTGCGGTCAAAGGCCGAGACGTTGCTGGAAATTTTGCGTAAAAATCCCTATCAGTCACCTCCTCCCTATGAAAAGCTTATCGGCGACTTAACAGGAGCCTATTCGCGTCGCATAAATATACAACATCGTTTAGTGTATCAAATTATAGATGATGAAAAAGTGGTCAAAGTTATTCGCATGTGGTCCCATTATAAATAA
- a CDS encoding type I restriction-modification system subunit M, with protein MTNTTNLINFVFDIANKLRGPYRPPQYRKVMLPMTVLRRLDCVLEPTKEQVLAEYEKLKAKGLEGDALHKVLARKASKDRNQPLYNISPYTFEKLLADPENIATNLTSYINGFSESARAVFEAFGFESEIEKLDKANRLYLIVKEFTDPKIDLHPERVSNHDMGYVFEELVRRFNEQANEEAGDHFTPREVIRLMAHLIYTEDEDVYTPGIVRTIYDPTAGTGGMLSVSEEYITEHNPQAHLELFGQEYNEESWAICRSDLLIKDEPVENITFGDILGDGETGDGHPDKTFHYMLANPPFGVEWKPEEDYVKKEHHELGFSGRFGPGLPRINDGATLFLLHMISKMKPAPEQGGEGSKIAIVFNGSPLFNGDPGPSESNIRRWIIENDWLDAIIALPDQLFYNTGIYTYVWLVTNRKPTHRKGKVQLIDGTRHYQKMKKSLGNKRNELGDEHIAELTRLYGDFTHGSTCTVGQNGERKERVCSKIFDNRDFGYLKLTVERPLRLNFQASAERIERLWQVTAFINLAKSKKRKDQAEREAEVQAGKATQQRIIEILQGMDATLYTDRAEFEPVLKGAFKAAGEKLPAPIKKAILGALSEHDPEAAICRDKDGNPEPDTELRDTEVVPLPTDIPLPLPIGYGKDADNSELLKLVREHCEDYLAREVLPFVDDAWIDHSKTKVGYEIPITRHFYVYQPPRPLEVIESDIKDLEKEILEMLHKVTA; from the coding sequence ATGACCAACACCACAAACTTGATCAATTTCGTCTTTGATATCGCCAACAAGCTCCGTGGTCCGTACCGCCCGCCGCAATACCGCAAGGTAATGCTGCCCATGACGGTTTTGCGTCGGTTGGACTGCGTGCTGGAACCAACCAAGGAACAGGTCCTAGCGGAGTACGAGAAGCTCAAAGCCAAAGGCTTGGAAGGCGATGCCTTGCACAAGGTGCTGGCCCGGAAGGCGAGTAAAGATCGCAACCAGCCTCTCTACAACATCAGTCCCTACACCTTTGAAAAGCTCTTGGCCGACCCGGAGAACATTGCCACCAATCTCACCAGCTACATCAACGGCTTTTCCGAGTCCGCCCGGGCCGTGTTCGAGGCTTTCGGTTTCGAATCGGAAATCGAGAAACTGGACAAGGCCAATCGCCTGTACCTCATTGTCAAAGAGTTCACCGATCCGAAAATCGACCTGCACCCGGAGCGGGTCAGCAACCACGACATGGGCTACGTTTTCGAGGAGTTGGTCCGCCGGTTCAACGAGCAGGCTAACGAGGAGGCCGGGGATCACTTTACTCCGCGGGAGGTGATCCGCTTAATGGCCCATTTGATCTATACCGAGGACGAGGATGTCTATACCCCCGGCATCGTCCGCACCATCTACGATCCCACCGCCGGCACCGGCGGGATGCTGTCCGTGTCCGAGGAATACATCACCGAACACAACCCGCAGGCGCATCTGGAGCTGTTCGGCCAGGAATATAACGAGGAGTCCTGGGCCATCTGCCGTTCCGACCTGCTCATCAAGGACGAGCCGGTGGAAAACATCACCTTCGGCGATATCCTGGGCGATGGCGAGACAGGAGACGGGCACCCGGACAAGACCTTCCACTACATGCTGGCCAACCCGCCCTTTGGCGTGGAGTGGAAGCCTGAGGAAGACTATGTCAAAAAGGAGCACCACGAGCTGGGCTTCAGCGGCCGGTTCGGCCCCGGCCTGCCGCGCATCAACGACGGGGCTACCCTGTTTTTGCTGCATATGATCAGCAAGATGAAGCCCGCGCCGGAGCAGGGCGGGGAAGGCTCCAAGATCGCTATCGTTTTCAACGGCTCGCCCCTGTTCAACGGCGACCCCGGCCCTAGCGAAAGCAATATCCGCCGCTGGATCATTGAAAACGACTGGCTGGACGCCATCATCGCCCTGCCGGATCAGCTTTTTTACAACACCGGCATCTATACCTACGTCTGGCTGGTTACCAACCGCAAGCCGACTCATCGCAAGGGCAAGGTGCAGCTCATCGACGGCACGCGTCACTATCAAAAGATGAAAAAGAGCCTGGGCAACAAGCGTAACGAGCTGGGTGACGAGCATATCGCGGAACTGACCCGCCTTTACGGCGATTTTACCCACGGCTCCACCTGCACGGTCGGGCAGAACGGGGAACGGAAAGAGCGCGTTTGCTCCAAGATTTTTGACAACCGAGATTTCGGCTACCTCAAGCTGACCGTGGAACGCCCCCTGCGGCTTAACTTCCAGGCCAGCGCCGAGCGCATCGAACGGCTCTGGCAGGTAACGGCCTTTATCAACCTGGCCAAAAGCAAGAAGCGCAAGGACCAGGCCGAGCGGGAGGCCGAGGTGCAGGCCGGCAAGGCAACCCAGCAGCGTATCATCGAAATTTTGCAAGGCATGGATGCCACGCTCTACACCGATCGGGCCGAATTCGAACCGGTCTTGAAGGGAGCATTCAAGGCTGCAGGCGAGAAGTTGCCCGCGCCCATCAAGAAGGCCATCCTGGGCGCCCTGTCCGAGCACGATCCGGAGGCGGCCATTTGCCGCGACAAGGACGGCAACCCCGAGCCGGATACCGAGCTTCGCGACACCGAGGTCGTCCCTCTGCCCACGGATATCCCGCTGCCGCTGCCCATAGGCTATGGCAAAGACGCCGACAACAGCGAGCTGCTGAAGCTGGTGCGCGAGCACTGCGAGGACTATCTGGCCCGCGAGGTATTGCCCTTCGTGGACGACGCCTGGATCGACCACAGCAAGACCAAGGTCGGATATGAAATCCCCATCACCCGGCATTTCTATGTTTACCAGCCGCCCCGGCCCCTGGAAGTAATCGAAAGCGATATTAAGGACCTGGAGAAGGAGATCCTGGAAATGTTGCACAAGGTGACTGCATGA
- a CDS encoding nitrilase-related carbon-nitrogen hydrolase → MIIGYFQYSPDFAAPADNLSRVEDALGDVEADIVVLPELAFTGYLFQDREELLRVAEDPDESRTVRRLISLCAGSGLHVVTGFAEQKGDKVYNSAIVLGPSGIVHRYRKLHLFGTEKEYFDPGDTQLGTWEVQGVRIGVMICFDWVFPEVARTLALQGADVLCHPSNLVLDYCQQAMRTRSLENAVYSITANRTGHESRPRGELRFTGQSQIVDPQGRVLACSGPDDQGLVLHEIDPFRARDKWMTPVNHRFADRRPEYYSLGS, encoded by the coding sequence ATGATCATTGGATATTTTCAATACAGCCCTGATTTCGCGGCACCTGCAGATAATCTGTCCCGGGTTGAAGACGCCCTGGGCGACGTAGAGGCCGACATTGTTGTCCTCCCTGAACTGGCTTTTACCGGGTACCTGTTTCAGGACAGGGAAGAGCTCCTACGGGTAGCCGAAGATCCGGACGAATCCAGAACTGTGCGCAGGCTGATCAGTCTGTGCGCCGGCAGCGGGCTGCATGTGGTGACCGGGTTTGCCGAACAAAAGGGGGACAAGGTGTACAACAGCGCCATTGTCCTTGGCCCCTCAGGGATTGTGCATCGATATCGCAAGCTCCATCTTTTCGGCACGGAAAAGGAGTACTTTGACCCCGGAGACACGCAGTTGGGCACCTGGGAGGTGCAAGGGGTGCGTATAGGGGTCATGATCTGCTTTGACTGGGTCTTTCCGGAGGTGGCCCGGACTCTGGCCCTGCAGGGCGCAGACGTGCTGTGCCATCCCTCAAATCTGGTCCTTGATTATTGCCAGCAGGCCATGCGCACCCGGAGCCTGGAAAACGCAGTGTACTCCATTACCGCCAACCGCACCGGGCATGAGTCCCGGCCCAGGGGGGAACTGAGGTTTACCGGCCAGAGCCAGATCGTGGATCCCCAAGGGCGGGTCCTGGCCTGCTCCGGTCCTGATGACCAGGGCCTGGTCCTGCATGAGATAGACCCCTTCAGGGCCAGAGACAAGTGGATGACCCCTGTAAACCATCGGTTTGCAGACAGACGGCCGGAGTACTACAGCCTTGGTTCTTGA